A window of the Sphaerobacter thermophilus DSM 20745 genome harbors these coding sequences:
- a CDS encoding UDP-glucuronic acid decarboxylase family protein, producing MRILVTGGAGFIGSHLCDALLAAGHDVIAVDNFITGRRANVAHLMEHPRFTLVEHDVIEPLDIEADQIYHLASPASPEGYMRHPIETHLVNSVGTLNLLRLAQRSGARLLFTSTSEAYGDPLVHPQPETYWGNVNPIGPRSCYDESKRFGESITMEFIRRYDLDARIVRIFNTYGPRNDPQDGRVVPNFIMRALRGEPLPIFGDGSQTRSLCYVSDLVRGLILAMERDEARGQVINLGNPDERTVLELAQIILDLCDSPSEVEFLEKRPDDPERRCPDITRARTLLGWEPTVSIDDGLRETIAYFRRYVGQDPRAILDG from the coding sequence GTGCGCATACTTGTCACCGGCGGCGCCGGCTTCATCGGGTCTCATCTCTGTGACGCGCTCCTGGCAGCCGGCCACGACGTGATCGCCGTCGACAACTTCATCACCGGACGCCGGGCAAACGTCGCCCACCTGATGGAGCATCCGCGGTTCACCCTGGTCGAGCATGACGTCATCGAGCCGCTCGACATCGAAGCCGACCAGATCTATCATCTGGCCAGTCCGGCCAGTCCCGAGGGCTACATGCGACACCCGATCGAGACCCACCTGGTGAACTCGGTCGGGACACTGAACCTGCTCCGTCTCGCTCAGCGCAGCGGCGCGCGCTTGCTCTTCACCTCGACGTCGGAAGCCTACGGCGACCCGCTAGTCCACCCACAGCCCGAGACGTACTGGGGCAACGTGAATCCGATCGGGCCGCGCAGTTGCTACGACGAGAGCAAGCGCTTCGGCGAGTCGATCACCATGGAGTTCATCCGGCGCTACGACCTGGACGCGCGCATCGTTCGCATCTTCAACACTTACGGCCCGCGCAACGACCCGCAGGACGGCCGCGTGGTGCCCAACTTCATCATGCGCGCTCTCCGGGGCGAACCACTCCCGATCTTTGGAGACGGATCACAGACCCGATCGCTGTGCTACGTCAGCGACCTCGTCCGCGGCCTGATCCTGGCGATGGAGCGCGATGAGGCTCGCGGGCAGGTCATCAATCTGGGGAACCCGGATGAGCGGACGGTGCTGGAACTCGCGCAGATCATCCTGGATTTGTGCGACTCCCCGTCCGAGGTGGAGTTCCTGGAAAAACGGCCGGACGATCCTGAGCGCCGCTGCCCTGACATCACCCGGGCGCGCACCCTGCTAGGCTGGGAACCAACCGTGTCGATCGACGACGGCCTGCGGGAGACGATCGCCTACTTTCGCCGCTACGTAGGGCAGGACCCACGTGCGATTCTCGACGGCTAA
- a CDS encoding O-antigen ligase family protein: MKATRASELGQAAERRYPVPSWGASAVAALAVAGLYAKPPMPVVAALLSVAVGVAAIHPPGVLASIAAALALIDVPVPFGALRFNPAEVLLVAALGGIALRAGFALLRSGIPAVRYAMGRARTLALTGFGPVAIALLVVGTLSLFTVADPSHRAESLREYRWVILEPVVFAFLLRWYLTDRSDRWLTAWLYAGAAALAAMYAVVAGLGGSGLAVEGVVRISGTYPHPNALGLYLERVVPFAVALGIAFRSRLDLRGLALAALCAAGLLLTFSRGAYLGAGAGLLVVAWLAGRRRMAGALVLGAVVLGGALVLVAGERLLSLFSGGSGSLRLAIWQSSLAMIRDHPITGVGLDQFLYQYAPRYVSPEAWPERFTSHPHNIVLDLWLRLGIMGLGVAAAYAVVLVRRVHRIVGQQSRLGLGALGALVAGATHGLVDNGYFLPGLALAFWLVTAIIDLEVGRTGGDTG; the protein is encoded by the coding sequence ATGAAGGCCACCCGGGCGTCGGAGTTGGGCCAGGCGGCCGAGAGAAGGTACCCGGTTCCCTCCTGGGGCGCGAGTGCTGTGGCCGCGTTGGCCGTGGCCGGGCTGTATGCCAAGCCACCGATGCCGGTCGTCGCCGCGTTGTTGTCAGTGGCTGTAGGCGTCGCGGCGATCCATCCGCCTGGCGTGCTCGCCAGCATCGCGGCGGCCCTCGCGCTGATCGATGTTCCCGTTCCGTTCGGCGCACTGCGGTTCAATCCCGCCGAGGTCCTGCTTGTGGCGGCGCTCGGAGGCATTGCCCTGCGTGCCGGTTTCGCTCTACTCCGTAGCGGTATTCCCGCCGTCCGGTACGCGATGGGACGCGCACGTACCCTCGCCTTGACCGGCTTCGGTCCGGTGGCGATCGCGCTGCTGGTAGTCGGCACCCTGTCGCTCTTCACCGTCGCTGACCCGAGCCACCGTGCCGAGAGCCTGCGCGAGTACCGCTGGGTCATCCTGGAGCCGGTCGTGTTCGCCTTCCTCCTGCGCTGGTACCTCACCGACCGGTCCGACCGTTGGCTCACCGCCTGGCTGTATGCCGGTGCGGCCGCTCTGGCTGCCATGTATGCCGTCGTAGCCGGGCTAGGGGGGAGTGGACTGGCGGTCGAGGGCGTCGTGCGCATCAGCGGCACCTACCCGCATCCCAATGCCCTGGGGCTTTATCTGGAGCGGGTTGTCCCATTCGCAGTTGCGCTCGGGATCGCGTTCAGGTCGCGCTTGGACCTCCGCGGGCTGGCATTAGCGGCGCTCTGTGCGGCGGGCCTGTTGCTCACCTTTTCCCGCGGTGCCTACCTGGGTGCCGGGGCCGGCCTGCTTGTCGTCGCCTGGTTGGCGGGACGCCGGCGGATGGCCGGAGCGCTGGTCCTTGGCGCCGTGGTCCTGGGTGGTGCGCTGGTTCTGGTAGCGGGCGAGCGGCTGCTAAGCCTCTTCTCAGGTGGGAGTGGCTCGCTCCGGCTCGCGATCTGGCAGTCGTCGCTGGCGATGATCCGAGACCATCCCATCACGGGAGTCGGGCTGGACCAGTTCCTCTACCAGTACGCCCCGCGATACGTGTCGCCCGAAGCCTGGCCGGAGCGGTTCACCTCGCACCCTCACAATATTGTCCTCGACCTCTGGCTTCGGCTCGGTATAATGGGCCTTGGCGTAGCCGCAGCCTACGCCGTGGTGCTCGTCCGCCGAGTTCACCGCATCGTCGGCCAGCAGAGCCGGCTCGGACTTGGTGCTCTGGGCGCACTCGTTGCCGGCGCTACCCACGGGCTGGTTGACAACGGCTACTTCCTTCCTGGTCTGGCGCTTGCCTTCTGGCTCGTGACTGCGATCATCGACCTTGAGGTCGGTCGAACCGGCGGTGATACCGGCTAA